Proteins co-encoded in one Streptomyces sp. NBC_01283 genomic window:
- a CDS encoding GTP-binding protein has translation MHTSSTSTTLNLGILAHVDAGKTSLTERLLHAAGVIDEIGRVDAGNTQTDSLALERQRGITIKSAVVSFAVDDVTVNLIDTPGHPDFIAEVERVLSVLDGAVLVVSAVEGVQAQTRVLMRTLRRLRIPTLVFVNKIDRRGARHEDLLRDISERLVPDIVPMGAARGLGGRDAAFVPFDSGDPSYTARLVDVLAAHDDALLSAYVDDETELPYRRLRAELATQTQQALVHPVYFGSAATGAGVTELIAGIRELLPSEDGAPLAGEPASGTVFKVERGDAGEKIAYVRMFAGTVRTRDRLPFGGGREGKVTAVSVFDRGSATPREGVTAGQIGKLWGLGDIRIGDVVGVPHEDGVGGAGRHHFAPPTLETVVVPTRPGDKGVLHLALAQLAEQDPLIDLRQDDLRQEVYVSLYGEVQKEVIQATLLDEYGIDVDFRETTTICVERVTGSGSAFEIIDKDDNPFLATVGLRVDPGPPGSGVEFRLEIELGSMPYAFFRAVEETVREALHQGVHGWEVSDCVVTMTHSGYWPRQSHAHGTFDKSMSSTAGDFRQLTPLVLLSALRRAGTQVHEPLHRFRLSVPDDVFGQLLPALSRLRAVPHTQTARGASYVVEGEIPAARVHELEQLLPSLTRGEGELESAFERYQPVRGEAPDRPRTDRNPLCRKEYLREVAGVRR, from the coding sequence GTGCATACGTCGAGCACGTCCACCACCCTGAACCTGGGGATCCTGGCGCATGTTGACGCCGGCAAGACCAGCCTGACCGAGCGGCTGCTGCACGCCGCCGGTGTCATCGACGAGATCGGTCGCGTCGATGCGGGCAACACCCAGACCGATTCACTGGCCCTGGAACGGCAGCGCGGGATCACGATCAAATCCGCCGTCGTCTCCTTCGCCGTCGACGACGTCACCGTCAATCTCATCGACACCCCCGGCCACCCGGACTTCATCGCCGAGGTCGAACGGGTGCTGAGCGTGCTCGACGGCGCCGTACTCGTCGTCTCCGCGGTCGAGGGCGTCCAGGCGCAGACCCGTGTGCTCATGCGGACACTGCGGCGGCTCCGCATCCCCACGCTCGTCTTCGTGAACAAGATCGACCGCCGCGGCGCACGCCACGAGGATCTGCTGCGCGACATCTCCGAGCGGCTCGTCCCGGACATCGTGCCCATGGGGGCGGCCCGCGGCCTCGGCGGTCGCGACGCGGCCTTCGTGCCCTTCGACAGCGGTGATCCCTCCTACACCGCCCGCCTCGTCGACGTACTGGCCGCGCACGACGACGCGCTGCTCTCCGCGTACGTCGACGACGAGACGGAGCTCCCCTACCGGCGGCTCCGCGCCGAACTCGCGACGCAGACCCAGCAGGCGCTGGTACACCCGGTGTACTTCGGTTCGGCCGCCACCGGCGCGGGCGTCACGGAACTCATCGCGGGCATCCGGGAGTTGCTGCCCTCCGAGGACGGCGCCCCGCTCGCCGGCGAACCGGCGTCCGGCACCGTCTTCAAGGTCGAGCGCGGGGACGCCGGGGAGAAGATCGCCTACGTACGGATGTTCGCGGGGACGGTCCGCACGCGCGACCGGCTGCCTTTCGGCGGCGGGCGCGAGGGCAAGGTCACCGCGGTGAGCGTCTTCGACCGCGGGTCCGCAACCCCGCGCGAGGGAGTCACCGCGGGGCAGATCGGGAAACTGTGGGGGCTCGGCGACATCCGGATCGGCGATGTCGTCGGCGTACCGCACGAGGACGGGGTGGGCGGCGCCGGCCGGCACCACTTCGCGCCGCCCACCCTGGAGACCGTCGTCGTCCCCACCCGCCCCGGCGACAAGGGCGTGCTGCATCTCGCGCTCGCCCAGCTCGCCGAGCAGGACCCGCTGATCGACCTGCGGCAGGACGACCTCCGCCAGGAGGTGTACGTGTCGCTGTACGGCGAGGTCCAGAAGGAGGTCATCCAGGCGACCCTCCTCGACGAGTACGGAATCGACGTCGATTTCCGCGAGACCACGACCATCTGCGTGGAGCGCGTGACCGGCAGCGGGTCCGCCTTCGAGATCATCGACAAGGACGACAACCCCTTCCTGGCCACCGTCGGGCTGCGCGTCGATCCCGGCCCGCCCGGTTCCGGCGTGGAGTTCCGCCTGGAGATCGAGCTCGGTTCGATGCCGTACGCGTTCTTCCGCGCCGTCGAGGAGACCGTGCGCGAGGCCCTCCACCAGGGGGTGCACGGGTGGGAGGTCAGCGACTGCGTCGTCACCATGACGCACTCCGGGTACTGGCCCCGGCAGAGCCACGCGCACGGCACCTTCGACAAGAGCATGTCGAGCACGGCCGGGGACTTCCGGCAGCTGACCCCGCTGGTCCTCCTGAGCGCGCTGCGGCGGGCGGGCACCCAGGTGCACGAGCCGCTGCACCGCTTCCGGCTCAGCGTGCCGGACGACGTGTTCGGGCAGCTCCTGCCCGCGCTCTCACGGCTGCGGGCGGTCCCGCACACCCAGACGGCGCGCGGGGCCTCGTACGTCGTCGAGGGCGAGATCCCCGCGGCCCGCGTGCACGAGCTTGAGCAGCTGCTGCCCTCGCTGACGCGCGGCGAGGGCGAGCTGGAGTCCGCCTTCGAGCGGTACCAGCCGGTCCGGGGCGAGGCCCCCGACCGGCCGCGGACCGACCGCAATCCGCTCTGCCGCAAGGAGTACCTGCGGGAGGTGGCGGGTGTCCGGCGCTGA
- a CDS encoding GNAT family N-acetyltransferase, protein MGVVIRRAGESDRADLVRLLDEAFRDDPVSSWVFPDAEYRRRRHGALMDGFLDLALSEGYVDITEDGSAVALWWSVPAGADEDAEEGPAQLREAVDPGNARIEEIARLTGEAHPTERPHQYLHMIGVSPERQGEGLGSALIGAVLERCDREGLHAYLEASSSRSRALYSRLGFRFIGNAINLPDGPQLWPMWREPEPSGTDGGDTGRFA, encoded by the coding sequence GTGGGCGTAGTCATCCGGAGGGCCGGGGAGAGCGACAGGGCGGACCTGGTCCGGCTGCTCGACGAGGCGTTCCGGGACGACCCGGTGAGCAGCTGGGTCTTCCCCGACGCGGAGTACCGCCGCCGCAGGCACGGCGCGCTGATGGACGGTTTCCTCGACCTCGCGCTGAGCGAGGGCTACGTCGACATCACGGAGGACGGCTCGGCCGTCGCCCTGTGGTGGTCCGTCCCCGCCGGCGCGGACGAGGACGCGGAGGAAGGGCCAGCGCAGTTGCGCGAGGCCGTGGACCCGGGCAACGCGCGGATCGAGGAGATCGCCCGGCTGACCGGCGAGGCGCACCCGACCGAACGGCCCCACCAGTACCTGCACATGATCGGCGTGAGCCCGGAGCGGCAGGGCGAGGGGCTCGGCTCGGCGCTGATCGGCGCCGTACTCGAACGCTGTGACCGGGAAGGGCTGCACGCCTATCTGGAGGCGAGCAGCAGCCGCAGTCGCGCGCTCTACTCGCGGCTCGGATTCCGGTTCATCGGTAACGCCATAAACCTTCCGGACGGCCCGCAGTTGTGGCCGATGTGGCGGGAGCCCGAACCTTCCGGCACGGACGGTGGCGACACCGGCCGATTCGCATAA
- a CDS encoding HAD-IA family hydrolase, with amino-acid sequence MTYDAPLVRHARPADLPRIVELVAEHAAYEKGTPPAPGLEQRLHALLFEVPDPRLRCLVAELPGGEVVGYATCAPEISTWDGAEYLHMDCLFLRDGHRGLGLGERLTDAVAEQARALGLTEVQWQTPAWNEGAIRFYGRIGAEAKEKLRFAWPVTPVTPVTPVTPVTPAQPEPLPFDAVLCDLDGVIRFYDMSGLEEMERAAGLPHGSTTEIAFAPETDMPLMLGHSGKKEWVEAIAHGLADRVPHERGHALGTALAEAGFSADATVVDLLRRARAHLHVALVTNATPWLDQDLAELGIADLAHTVVSSADVGIVKPDRRIYEIAVERTGVPAERCLFVDDRKENVDAAVALGMAGLHYTGPDDLRAALAPLLGRD; translated from the coding sequence ATGACGTACGACGCGCCCCTCGTGCGCCACGCCCGCCCCGCCGACCTCCCCCGCATCGTGGAACTCGTCGCCGAGCACGCCGCGTACGAGAAGGGCACCCCGCCCGCCCCCGGTCTGGAACAGCGTCTGCACGCCCTCCTCTTCGAGGTGCCGGACCCGCGTCTGCGCTGCTTGGTGGCCGAGCTGCCCGGCGGCGAGGTCGTCGGCTACGCCACCTGCGCGCCGGAGATCTCCACCTGGGACGGCGCCGAGTACCTCCACATGGACTGCCTCTTCCTGCGGGACGGTCACCGGGGCCTCGGCCTCGGCGAGCGCCTGACGGACGCGGTGGCGGAACAGGCCCGTGCCCTGGGCCTCACCGAGGTCCAGTGGCAGACGCCCGCGTGGAACGAGGGCGCGATCCGCTTCTACGGCCGCATCGGCGCCGAAGCCAAGGAGAAGCTGCGTTTCGCCTGGCCGGTGACGCCGGTGACGCCGGTGACGCCGGTGACGCCCGTGACGCCCGCACAGCCGGAGCCGCTTCCGTTCGACGCCGTGCTCTGCGACCTCGACGGCGTGATCCGCTTCTACGACATGTCGGGTCTTGAGGAGATGGAGCGCGCCGCCGGTCTTCCCCACGGCAGCACCACCGAGATCGCCTTCGCGCCCGAGACCGACATGCCACTGATGCTCGGGCACAGCGGCAAGAAGGAGTGGGTGGAGGCCATCGCGCACGGCCTCGCGGACCGGGTGCCCCACGAGCGCGGGCACGCCCTGGGTACCGCCCTCGCCGAGGCCGGTTTCTCCGCCGACGCCACCGTGGTGGACCTGCTCAGGCGGGCCCGCGCGCACCTGCATGTGGCGCTCGTGACGAACGCGACCCCCTGGCTCGACCAGGACCTGGCCGAGCTCGGCATCGCCGACCTGGCGCACACCGTGGTCAGCAGCGCGGACGTCGGCATCGTCAAGCCCGACCGCCGGATCTACGAGATCGCCGTGGAGCGCACGGGGGTCCCCGCCGAGCGCTGCCTGTTCGTGGACGACCGCAAGGAGAACGTGGACGCCGCCGTCGCGCTCGGCATGGCGGGGCTGCACTACACCGGGCCCGACGACCTCCGTGCGGCGCTGGCCCCGCTGCTCGGCCGGGACTGA
- a CDS encoding ANTAR domain-containing protein, producing the protein MSHEVTRQVSGATSRERLLAEAFVGVADSLTEDFDVAEFLQSLAVRCVELLGVSVAGVLLADPEDELQLVAASGEHAWVLDLFALQREQGPCLDCYRSGVAHVNIALNGLEATTTWPRFATCARDAGYAMTQVLPLRQGDQTLGTLNLFQAKPQVMGPDEIALAQALADVATIAILQRRSLEQSEVERGQLQEALTSRIDIEQAKGVLAERWKCTVDEAFGALRRHARANRLRLAECARQVVAGELDTEGIRRG; encoded by the coding sequence ATGTCCCACGAAGTGACCCGTCAGGTGTCCGGCGCCACGTCCCGCGAGCGACTTCTGGCGGAGGCATTCGTGGGGGTGGCTGATTCGTTGACCGAGGATTTCGATGTAGCCGAGTTCTTGCAGAGCCTGGCCGTGCGCTGCGTGGAACTCCTCGGCGTCTCGGTCGCGGGCGTCCTGCTGGCGGATCCCGAGGACGAGTTGCAGCTCGTCGCGGCGTCCGGCGAGCACGCATGGGTGCTCGATCTGTTCGCACTGCAGCGGGAACAGGGACCGTGCCTGGACTGCTACCGCTCCGGTGTCGCACACGTGAACATCGCGCTCAACGGCCTTGAGGCGACCACCACCTGGCCGCGGTTCGCGACGTGCGCCAGGGATGCCGGTTACGCGATGACGCAGGTACTGCCCCTGCGCCAGGGAGATCAGACGCTCGGCACGCTGAATCTCTTCCAGGCGAAGCCGCAGGTGATGGGCCCCGACGAGATCGCGCTCGCCCAGGCCCTCGCGGACGTCGCCACGATCGCGATACTGCAGCGGCGTTCCCTGGAGCAGAGTGAGGTGGAGCGCGGCCAGCTGCAGGAGGCGCTCACCAGCCGGATCGACATCGAGCAGGCAAAAGGCGTGCTCGCCGAGCGCTGGAAGTGCACGGTCGACGAGGCGTTCGGGGCGCTGCGGCGCCACGCGCGCGCGAACCGCCTGCGGCTCGCGGAGTGCGCGCGGCAGGTGGTGGCGGGGGAGCTCGACACGGAGGGAATCCGCCGGGGGTGA
- a CDS encoding dihydrofolate reductase family protein produces MRKLVYLVAVSIDGFISDRSGGMESLMSHVDEEFLTFLGTEYPETLPTGVRRALGLADVENKHFDTVVQGRGSYRLALDAGVTSPYGHLREYVASATLEKSPDPNVEIISDDVIGRIRELKREVSEFDIWLCGGARIAGELRDEIDELVIKTYPLLLGTGMPMFDLGAGVGAGAEAEPVVSEFAFDASRAFGNGIVVRTYRRKR; encoded by the coding sequence TTGCGAAAGCTCGTGTATCTCGTCGCCGTGTCGATCGACGGCTTCATCAGCGACCGGAGTGGCGGCATGGAATCCCTCATGTCGCATGTGGACGAGGAGTTCCTGACGTTCCTCGGGACGGAATACCCGGAGACGCTGCCGACCGGAGTTCGCCGGGCCCTGGGTCTCGCAGACGTGGAGAACAAGCATTTCGACACGGTCGTCCAGGGCAGGGGCAGCTACCGCCTCGCCCTGGACGCCGGCGTCACGAGTCCGTACGGGCATCTGCGGGAGTACGTGGCGTCCGCCACCCTCGAAAAGTCGCCCGACCCGAATGTCGAGATCATCTCCGACGACGTGATCGGGAGGATCCGCGAACTCAAGCGGGAGGTCAGCGAGTTCGACATCTGGCTGTGCGGCGGCGCGAGGATCGCGGGGGAGCTGCGGGACGAGATCGACGAGCTGGTCATCAAGACGTACCCGCTGCTCCTCGGGACCGGCATGCCGATGTTCGACCTGGGGGCGGGCGTGGGTGCGGGCGCGGAGGCGGAGCCGGTGGTCAGTGAGTTCGCGTTCGACGCGTCCCGGGCCTTCGGGAACGGCATCGTCGTACGGACGTACCGCAGGAAGCGCTGA
- a CDS encoding sigma-70 family RNA polymerase sigma factor, giving the protein MDQNEAAVDRKAAISGKVAVEQGEALAARFEEHRPHLKAVAYRMLGSLNETEDAVQESWIRLSRSDISEVANLGGWLTTVVGRICLDMLRTRQSRREDSLSLALDTHVPDPVVSWGDVVDPEQEVLLADSVGLALLVVLETLAPAERLAFVLHDMFAVPFDEVAPIVERTPAATRQLASRARRRVQDSAPTPDNDPVRQREVVGAFLAAARGGDFDALLELLDPDVVLRADTGELASGLSKLVRGASVVAGQAAMFSKGAPTTELAFINGRVGAVGVPDGEVVSVMEFTIAGGRIVELNILVDPARVRALNLPAFRR; this is encoded by the coding sequence ATGGACCAGAATGAAGCAGCGGTCGACCGGAAAGCAGCCATAAGCGGGAAAGTGGCCGTGGAGCAGGGTGAGGCGCTGGCCGCCCGCTTCGAGGAGCACCGGCCGCATCTCAAGGCTGTCGCCTATCGCATGCTCGGTTCGCTCAACGAGACCGAGGACGCCGTCCAGGAGTCCTGGATCCGGCTCAGCCGCTCCGACATCAGCGAGGTGGCGAACCTGGGGGGCTGGCTGACCACGGTCGTCGGCCGGATCTGCCTCGACATGCTGCGTACGCGGCAGTCGCGGCGCGAGGACTCCCTGTCGCTCGCCCTCGACACGCATGTGCCGGACCCGGTGGTGAGCTGGGGAGACGTGGTCGACCCCGAGCAGGAGGTGCTGCTCGCCGACTCGGTCGGCCTCGCGCTGCTCGTCGTCCTTGAGACGCTGGCGCCCGCCGAACGCCTTGCCTTCGTGCTGCACGACATGTTCGCCGTGCCCTTCGACGAGGTCGCCCCGATCGTGGAGCGCACCCCTGCCGCGACCCGGCAGCTCGCGAGCCGGGCCCGCCGCCGGGTGCAGGACTCCGCGCCCACGCCCGACAACGACCCCGTACGTCAGCGCGAGGTCGTCGGCGCGTTCCTCGCGGCGGCGCGGGGCGGCGACTTCGACGCGCTGCTCGAACTGCTCGACCCGGATGTGGTGTTGCGGGCCGACACCGGCGAACTCGCCTCCGGGCTCTCGAAGTTGGTGCGGGGCGCGTCGGTGGTGGCCGGGCAGGCGGCGATGTTCTCGAAGGGGGCGCCGACCACCGAGCTGGCGTTCATCAACGGCCGTGTCGGCGCGGTCGGAGTGCCGGACGGCGAGGTCGTCTCGGTCATGGAGTTCACGATCGCGGGCGGCAGGATCGTCGAACTCAACATCCTCGTCGACCCCGCCCGCGTGCGCGCACTCAACCTGCCCGCGTTCCGGCGCTGA
- a CDS encoding pyridoxamine 5'-phosphate oxidase family protein, with amino-acid sequence MNAETAGPRTPEQRKRDTLHRLTHDVDAWVATADADSGTPYLIPLSFLWDGESLLVATPDASVTGRNLRAAGKARVGVGPTRDVVLIEGAVRALGEDELTREVADAFAEKTGFDPTKLTTLYTYFRITPQRLQAWREADELEGRELMLGGRWTVR; translated from the coding sequence ATGAACGCGGAGACGGCAGGCCCCCGCACGCCCGAGCAGCGCAAGCGCGACACCCTGCACCGCCTCACCCACGACGTCGACGCCTGGGTGGCCACGGCCGACGCGGACAGCGGAACCCCGTATCTGATCCCCCTGTCCTTCCTCTGGGACGGCGAGAGCCTGCTCGTGGCCACACCGGACGCCAGCGTCACCGGCCGCAACCTCCGGGCGGCCGGCAAGGCGCGGGTCGGCGTCGGTCCGACCCGCGACGTCGTGCTCATCGAAGGGGCCGTACGCGCCCTGGGCGAGGACGAGTTGACCCGCGAGGTCGCTGACGCCTTCGCCGAGAAGACGGGCTTCGACCCGACCAAGCTCACCACCCTGTACACCTACTTCCGCATCACTCCGCAGCGGCTCCAGGCCTGGCGCGAGGCCGATGAGCTGGAGGGCCGGGAGCTGATGCTGGGCGGGCGGTGGACGGTGCGGTGA
- a CDS encoding DUF1648 domain-containing protein encodes MAMAARSSRRDSRGAREARGAGGARVALLIALPFVLGLVADLAVYATVRDQLPDRLARHFGADGEADGYVGHGGFLVMLVGVFVVLGAAGVLFVLRSDLAAYRRGFRGLLAGAFATAAFLAWPMGASLVANRGTADGATAVFPLWHLAVAVAVAGLAAGAGAGLARFVPLPDVRAPLGTAGQGAADRLDLGRDEVAGWVRRTGSWVLSGTGIALAVAGIVTLWLLDDGWLTPLSLFVPGLLIAAFARACVTVDRRGLTVSPGMVPWPRIRLPLDRIERADARQINAFADYGGWGYRIVPGRSGVIMRSGEALVVRRANGKDFAVTVEDSATAAALLNTLVERAGHADHTGQADRMNRTDDGRR; translated from the coding sequence ATGGCAATGGCTGCTCGCTCATCCCGTCGTGACTCCCGTGGCGCGCGTGAGGCCCGTGGTGCCGGTGGCGCCCGCGTCGCGCTGCTCATCGCGCTGCCCTTCGTGCTCGGGCTCGTCGCCGACCTGGCGGTGTACGCGACCGTCCGTGATCAACTGCCCGACCGGCTGGCCCGGCACTTCGGTGCCGACGGCGAGGCGGACGGTTATGTCGGGCACGGTGGGTTCCTCGTGATGCTGGTCGGGGTGTTCGTCGTGCTCGGCGCGGCGGGCGTCCTGTTCGTCCTGCGCAGCGACCTCGCTGCCTACCGGCGCGGGTTCCGAGGGCTGCTCGCCGGCGCGTTCGCGACCGCCGCGTTCCTGGCCTGGCCGATGGGCGCGAGCCTCGTCGCCAACCGTGGCACCGCCGACGGCGCCACGGCGGTGTTCCCCCTGTGGCACCTCGCCGTCGCGGTCGCCGTCGCCGGGCTCGCGGCGGGCGCGGGCGCCGGACTCGCGCGGTTCGTGCCGCTGCCCGATGTGCGGGCGCCGCTCGGCACGGCGGGGCAGGGAGCCGCCGACCGGCTCGACCTGGGGCGGGACGAGGTCGCCGGGTGGGTGCGGCGGACGGGCTCCTGGGTGCTGAGCGGGACGGGCATCGCGCTGGCGGTGGCGGGCATCGTCACCCTGTGGCTGCTGGACGACGGCTGGCTGACGCCGCTGTCCCTGTTCGTCCCCGGGCTCCTGATCGCCGCCTTCGCGCGGGCCTGCGTCACCGTGGACCGGCGGGGCCTCACGGTCTCGCCGGGGATGGTGCCGTGGCCGCGCATCCGGCTGCCCCTGGACCGCATCGAGCGTGCGGACGCGCGGCAGATCAACGCCTTCGCGGATTACGGGGGCTGGGGCTACCGGATCGTCCCCGGGCGCTCCGGTGTCATCATGCGGTCGGGCGAGGCGCTGGTGGTCCGGCGGGCGAACGGCAAGGACTTCGCCGTCACGGTCGAGGACTCCGCGACGGCCGCCGCGCTCCTCAACACCCTGGTGGAGCGGGCGGGCCACGCGGACCACACCGGCCAGGCGGACCGCATGAACCGCACGGACGACGGGCGGCGTTGA
- a CDS encoding GntR family transcriptional regulator — MLFRIDATSSVPLADQIAACARRAVVDGSARPDERLPAARTLADSLGVNVHTVLRGYQQLRDEGLIELRRGRGAIVVDGAAAQARAQLGQRVRAFVADALELGLSEDEVRSLVDTALRA; from the coding sequence ATGCTGTTCCGGATCGATGCGACATCGTCGGTGCCTCTCGCCGACCAGATCGCCGCGTGCGCGCGCCGCGCGGTCGTCGACGGCTCCGCGCGGCCGGATGAACGGCTGCCCGCCGCACGCACGCTCGCCGACTCCCTCGGGGTCAACGTCCATACGGTGCTGCGCGGTTACCAGCAGTTGCGTGATGAGGGCCTGATCGAGCTCCGGCGGGGCCGCGGGGCGATCGTCGTGGACGGCGCCGCGGCGCAGGCCCGCGCCCAACTCGGCCAGCGGGTGCGGGCGTTCGTCGCCGACGCGCTGGAGCTCGGCCTCTCGGAGGACGAGGTGCGTTCCCTGGTGGACACGGCACTGAGGGCGTGA